The following are encoded in a window of Lampris incognitus isolate fLamInc1 chromosome 15, fLamInc1.hap2, whole genome shotgun sequence genomic DNA:
- the tcf21 gene encoding transcription factor 21, with translation MSTGSLSDVDDELLDGIFKFGSSSKDSGTSNESAEEGSAGERGDVVVVPGRKRGGVDVVPGRKRGGGDGVPGRKRKSCASPGGGVREGKQVQRNAANARERARMRVLSRAFSRLKGTLPWVPADTKLSKLDTLRLASSYIAHLRQVLANDEYDHGYIHPVNLTWPFMVAGKPENDLKEMLNATRLCGTTAS, from the exons ATGTCCACCGGATCTCTCAGCGACGTCGACGACGAGCTGCTGGACGGCATCTTCAAGTTCGGCTCCTCCAGCAAGGACTCCGGCACCTCCAACGAGAGCGCCGAGGAGGGCTCCGCCGGCGAGCGGGGGGACGTCGTCGTCGTCCCGGGGAGGAAGCGAGGGGGTGTGGACGTTGTCCCGGGGAGGAAGCGGGGGGGTGGAGACGGAGTCCCGGGGAGGAAGAGGAAGTCTTGCGCGTCGCCCGGCGGCGGGGTGCGCGAGGGCAAGCAGGTGCAGCGCAACGCGGCCAACGCGCGGGAGAGGGCGCGGATGCGCGTGCTGTCCAGGGCGTTCTCGCGGCTGAAGGGCACGCTGCCGTGGGTTCCGGCGGACACTAAGCTGTCCAAACTGGACACGCTGCGCCTGGCGTCCAGCTACATAGCGCACCTCCGCCAGGTCCTGGCCAACGACGAGTACGACCACGGATATATTCACCCCGTCAACCTG ACGTGGCCTTTCATGGTTGCCGGTAAACCGGAGAACGATTTGAAGGAGATGCTGAACGCCACAAGGTTGTGTGGAACGACGGCCTCTTAA